Proteins from one Aureimonas sp. SA4125 genomic window:
- the tgt gene encoding tRNA guanosine(34) transglycosylase Tgt, which translates to MSETFQFKLLATDGLARRGEISMPRGTIRTPAFMPVGTGGTVKAMYLDQVRDSGADIILGNVYHLMLRPGAERVARLGGLHDFARWPHPILTDSGGFQVMSLANLRKLDETGVTFRSHIDGSAHVLTPERSIEIQGLLDSDIQMQLDECVRLPAERAEIERAMEMSLRWAERSAKAFGTQPGKAMFGIVQGGDVPDLRLRSAQRLAAMDLKGYAMGGLAVGEPQAVMLKTLDETLPALPSEKPRYLMGVGTPDDIVQSVARGIDMFDCVMPTRAGRHGLAFTRFGKVNLKNARHADDHRPLDEASDCPATRDYSRAYLNHLVRSDELLGAMLLTWNNLAYYQSLMAGMRAAISAGTFEAHVAEVREGWARGDLAAL; encoded by the coding sequence TTGAGCGAGACCTTTCAGTTCAAGCTGCTCGCCACCGACGGCCTCGCCCGCCGCGGCGAGATCTCCATGCCGCGCGGGACGATTCGCACGCCCGCCTTCATGCCGGTCGGCACCGGCGGCACGGTCAAGGCGATGTATCTCGATCAGGTGCGCGACAGCGGCGCCGACATCATCCTCGGCAACGTCTACCACCTGATGCTGCGGCCGGGCGCCGAGCGCGTGGCGCGCCTCGGCGGTCTCCACGACTTCGCCCGCTGGCCGCATCCGATCCTCACCGACTCCGGCGGCTTCCAGGTCATGTCGCTGGCCAATCTGCGCAAGCTCGACGAGACGGGCGTCACCTTCCGCTCGCATATCGACGGCTCGGCGCATGTCCTGACGCCGGAGCGCTCGATCGAGATCCAGGGCCTTCTCGATTCCGATATCCAGATGCAGCTCGACGAATGCGTGCGGCTCCCGGCCGAGCGCGCCGAGATCGAGCGGGCGATGGAAATGTCGCTGCGCTGGGCCGAGCGCTCGGCGAAAGCGTTCGGCACGCAGCCGGGGAAGGCGATGTTCGGCATCGTGCAAGGGGGCGACGTCCCGGACCTCAGGCTTCGTTCGGCGCAGCGGCTCGCCGCCATGGATCTCAAGGGCTATGCCATGGGGGGCCTTGCCGTCGGCGAGCCGCAGGCGGTGATGCTGAAGACGCTGGACGAGACGCTGCCGGCGCTGCCGAGCGAGAAACCGCGCTACCTGATGGGCGTCGGCACGCCCGACGACATCGTCCAGTCGGTCGCGCGCGGCATCGACATGTTCGACTGCGTGATGCCGACCAGAGCCGGCCGCCACGGTCTCGCCTTCACCCGCTTCGGCAAGGTGAACCTCAAGAACGCCCGCCACGCCGACGATCACCGGCCGCTCGACGAGGCCTCGGACTGCCCGGCCACGCGGGACTATTCCCGGGCCTATCTGAACCATCTCGTGCGCTCGGACGAGCTTCTCGGCGCGATGCTGCTCACCTGGAACAACCTCGCCTACTACCAGAGCCTGATGGCCGGGATGCGCGCGGCGATCAGCGCGGGCACCTTCGAGGCGCATGTCGCGGAAGTGCGCGAGGGCTGGGCGCGCGGGGATCTCGCCGCGCTCTGA
- a CDS encoding DUF4864 domain-containing protein → MLKGFRYLVLVAGLVAGPFAATLPASADDAGDIRAVITQQLQAFKTGDSDAAYSFAAPNIRRMFPSPEIFMSMVQSGYAPVFQSSNATFGPLKAEGAGFRQEVHLTDPSGQSYIASYTLERQPDGSLKITSCAIRRGNDLAA, encoded by the coding sequence ATGCTGAAGGGTTTTCGATATCTTGTACTCGTCGCCGGGCTTGTGGCCGGACCTTTCGCCGCGACGCTCCCGGCATCGGCCGACGATGCCGGCGACATTCGCGCCGTGATCACGCAGCAGCTGCAGGCCTTCAAGACAGGCGACAGCGACGCCGCCTACTCCTTCGCCGCCCCGAACATCCGGCGGATGTTTCCGAGCCCCGAGATCTTCATGTCGATGGTGCAGTCGGGCTATGCGCCGGTGTTCCAGTCGAGCAATGCAACCTTCGGGCCTTTGAAAGCGGAGGGCGCGGGCTTTCGGCAAGAGGTCCATCTCACCGATCCGAGTGGCCAGAGTTACATCGCCAGCTACACTCTCGAGCGCCAGCCCGACGGCTCGCTGAAGATCACCAGCTGCGCCATCCGTAGGGGTAACGACCTCGCAGCCTGA
- a CDS encoding DUF2171 domain-containing protein, producing the protein MTDSSQIKEHMEVIGADGVHVGTVDHVVGERIKLTKKDSGEGAHRGHHHFISLALVAEVEGDKVRLSANGDVAVLFEEEDGGQQA; encoded by the coding sequence ATGACCGATTCCAGCCAGATCAAAGAACATATGGAAGTCATCGGCGCCGATGGCGTCCATGTCGGTACCGTCGACCATGTCGTCGGCGAGCGCATCAAATTGACCAAGAAGGACAGCGGTGAGGGCGCCCATCGCGGACACCATCACTTCATCTCCCTGGCGCTGGTCGCCGAGGTAGAGGGCGACAAGGTACGCCTGTCGGCCAATGGCGACGTCGCCGTCCTTTTCGAGGAGGAAGACGGCGGCCAGCAGGCCTGA
- a CDS encoding YkgJ family cysteine cluster protein — protein sequence MLDLDSTDCQTCGACCSFSSEWPRFSTESDADLDRIPPTLVAVTLNAMRCEGDRCAALTGVVGTATACSIYAVRPEVCRTCLPGDEDCRMARRAFGLAA from the coding sequence ATGCTCGATCTCGATAGTACGGACTGCCAGACCTGCGGTGCCTGCTGCTCGTTTTCGTCGGAATGGCCACGATTCTCGACGGAGAGCGATGCGGACCTCGACCGGATTCCGCCGACGCTCGTTGCCGTTACGCTGAACGCCATGCGCTGCGAGGGGGACCGGTGCGCGGCACTGACCGGGGTCGTCGGGACGGCGACGGCATGCTCGATTTATGCCGTCCGTCCCGAGGTCTGCCGCACCTGTCTTCCCGGCGACGAAGATTGCCGGATGGCGCGCCGGGCCTTCGGACTTGCCGCCTGA
- a CDS encoding protein adenylyltransferase SelO has product MTIHIPFDNSYARLPGSFHARIEPSAASAPRLLKLNRALAETLGLDPAALETQEAARWFAGSGFPEGAEPIALAYAGHQFGNFVPQLGDGRAVLLGEIVGRDGQRRDIQLKGSGPTPFSRGGDGRAALGPVVREYLVSEAMAALGVPSTRALAMVATGDQVWRDTVLPGAVLARVAASHIRVGTFQFFAARGDDEAVRRLADYAIARHYPAAADADCPALALLGEVATRQAELVARWMLIGFVHGVMNTDNMAISGETIDYGPCAFLDVYDPSTVFSSIDRGGRYAYANQPGIAQWNLTRLAECLLPLIDADEARAIERAKVVLAGYAETFQQAYLAGMRRKLGLMTAGDGDLQMAQDLLGIMADGKADFTLTFRGLGAAAADPAAIASVAQGFADPAPFMLWAEGWLRRLGEEAEMGRAEAMRTANPAFIPRNAQVEAVIAAAVENGDFAPFETLASVLARPYEDQPENDAYAIPPASSGEAYRTFCGT; this is encoded by the coding sequence ATGACCATCCACATTCCGTTCGACAACAGCTATGCACGCCTGCCCGGCTCGTTTCACGCCCGGATTGAACCGAGTGCCGCCTCGGCGCCTCGGCTCCTGAAGCTCAACCGGGCGCTCGCCGAAACGCTGGGTCTTGATCCCGCGGCACTGGAGACGCAGGAGGCAGCGCGATGGTTCGCCGGCTCCGGCTTTCCCGAAGGCGCCGAGCCGATCGCGCTCGCCTATGCCGGCCACCAGTTCGGCAATTTCGTGCCGCAGCTCGGCGACGGTCGCGCCGTTCTCCTTGGTGAGATCGTCGGCCGCGACGGACAGCGCCGCGATATCCAGCTGAAGGGTTCGGGCCCGACGCCGTTTTCGCGCGGGGGAGACGGGCGCGCGGCGCTCGGGCCGGTCGTCCGGGAATATCTTGTCAGCGAGGCGATGGCAGCCCTCGGCGTTCCGTCGACCCGCGCTCTGGCGATGGTGGCGACCGGCGACCAGGTCTGGCGTGATACCGTGTTGCCCGGCGCGGTGCTGGCGCGGGTTGCCGCGAGCCATATCCGCGTTGGCACCTTCCAGTTCTTTGCGGCCAGAGGCGACGATGAGGCGGTACGGCGCCTTGCCGACTACGCCATCGCCCGGCATTATCCCGCGGCCGCCGATGCCGACTGCCCGGCGCTCGCTCTGCTCGGCGAAGTCGCGACCCGACAGGCGGAACTCGTGGCACGGTGGATGCTGATCGGCTTCGTGCACGGGGTGATGAACACCGACAACATGGCCATCTCGGGCGAGACCATCGACTACGGGCCTTGCGCCTTCCTCGACGTCTACGATCCCTCGACCGTCTTCTCCTCGATCGACCGGGGCGGCCGCTATGCCTATGCCAACCAGCCGGGCATCGCGCAGTGGAACCTGACGCGTCTGGCCGAGTGCCTGCTGCCCTTGATCGACGCGGACGAGGCCCGGGCCATCGAGAGGGCGAAGGTCGTTCTGGCGGGCTATGCCGAGACGTTCCAGCAGGCCTATCTCGCCGGCATGCGCCGCAAGCTCGGCCTCATGACGGCAGGGGACGGCGATCTCCAGATGGCGCAGGATCTGCTTGGGATCATGGCCGACGGCAAGGCGGATTTTACCCTGACCTTTCGGGGCCTCGGTGCTGCAGCAGCTGATCCCGCCGCGATCGCATCCGTCGCGCAGGGATTTGCCGATCCCGCGCCGTTCATGCTGTGGGCCGAGGGATGGCTGCGGCGGCTCGGCGAGGAAGCGGAGATGGGGCGGGCGGAGGCCATGCGCACCGCCAATCCGGCTTTTATCCCCCGCAACGCCCAGGTCGAGGCCGTGATCGCGGCTGCCGTCGAAAACGGCGATTTCGCGCCTTTCGAAACATTGGCGTCGGTTCTGGCGCGGCCATACGAGGACCAGCCGGAGAACGACGCCTACGCCATTCCGCCGGCCAGCAGCGGCGAGGCCTACCGCACCTTCTGCGGAACGTGA
- a CDS encoding DUF808 domain-containing protein, with product MSVGLIALLDDVAALAKTAAASIDDIAAQAGRAGVKAAGVVIDDAAVTPRYVVGFAAARELPIVWRIALGSLRNKILFLLPGALALSAFAPWLVTPLLMLGGAYLSYEGAEKVYEALFPHKAHAHEAKLAGGPKDDAALEDQKIASAIKTDFILSAEIMAITLASLPAGSLLNQAIVLAVVAIGITIVVYGGVALIVKADDAGVAMATVKSPSAFGSLVRGIGRGLVIGMPYFLSLLSIVGTAAMIWVGGGIIVHALEGYGIAGPAHVIHDAALAAASMLPALGAAVEWLVTAAGSGLVGLVVGAALIPVTGYVLAPVANKVVGLFSSKNRGSAQ from the coding sequence GTGAGTGTTGGATTGATCGCCCTTCTCGACGATGTCGCGGCTCTGGCCAAGACGGCAGCCGCCTCGATCGACGACATCGCGGCGCAGGCGGGGCGGGCCGGCGTGAAGGCTGCGGGCGTCGTCATCGACGATGCGGCCGTCACGCCGCGTTACGTCGTCGGATTTGCGGCAGCGCGCGAATTGCCGATCGTCTGGCGCATTGCGCTCGGCTCGCTGCGCAACAAGATCCTTTTCCTTCTTCCCGGGGCCCTTGCCCTCAGCGCCTTCGCCCCCTGGCTCGTGACACCGCTATTGATGCTCGGTGGCGCCTACCTTTCCTATGAAGGGGCCGAAAAGGTCTATGAGGCCCTGTTTCCGCACAAGGCACATGCCCACGAAGCGAAACTTGCAGGCGGACCCAAGGACGACGCCGCACTGGAAGACCAGAAAATCGCCAGCGCGATCAAGACCGACTTCATCCTCTCGGCCGAGATCATGGCGATCACGCTTGCCTCCCTGCCGGCCGGAAGCCTTCTGAACCAGGCGATCGTGCTCGCGGTCGTCGCCATCGGAATCACGATCGTCGTCTATGGCGGCGTCGCCCTGATCGTCAAAGCCGACGATGCCGGCGTCGCCATGGCCACGGTGAAATCGCCGTCCGCCTTCGGCAGTCTCGTGCGCGGGATCGGGCGGGGGCTCGTCATCGGCATGCCCTATTTCCTGTCGCTCCTGTCCATCGTCGGCACGGCGGCGATGATCTGGGTCGGTGGCGGCATCATCGTCCACGCGCTGGAAGGATACGGCATCGCCGGACCCGCCCACGTCATCCACGATGCGGCCCTTGCCGCGGCCTCGATGCTGCCGGCCCTCGGTGCGGCGGTCGAATGGCTGGTGACGGCGGCCGGTTCCGGCCTTGTCGGGCTCGTCGTCGGCGCGGCGCTGATCCCGGTGACGGGCTATGTCCTCGCTCCTGTGGCGAACAAAGTCGTCGGGCTGTTCTCGTCGAAGAACAGAGGATCGGCCCAGTAG